A window from Chitinophagales bacterium encodes these proteins:
- a CDS encoding PKD domain-containing protein, with amino-acid sequence MQNLTSLSLILIVIFINLYSLHAEDFYWVNNAGNWSDFNNHWQDDQGNFQNRMPSDTDNVFFDAASFNLNGQAVVIDVPVAEAKSIDFTGITNNPELQGNASDTIAVYGSLKFDAALNNNFPGIFDFRGSGSDSIHSNTVPFSGDVFYSGNGKLNQGDALEVLGGLYLLSGEFRCNDEDLDIEYLWSNGSQTRKFAAGKSIIHINGSGEVWNINNVNFSLETDSCFITLDHNSNAEVIFNTGGNLVDYGSLTINSPNTYIVESGNFGQLTVNPGVFLRLTGGATYNIDAFFAAGACDEQIILQSDQDGAQAFINKTTGSVTVNYLKLKDINAGGGATFDAVNSLDEGNVTGWNITAPTGPAELYWIGGSGNWNNAANWSVSSGGTPASCIPGPETDVYFDANSFQANGDSVIIDYNAYCNNMDWAAATLNPLLAGSDQYKIEINGSLDMIAAMQAPFSGDLRFKNIGTKTVNTNALPLNAEVHFSDDATWNIQSDFVCNYFVSLEEGGLNSNGNTLTLNAFYSATQEQRSIDFSNSIIDITGDSLAWNIDATNLTDDFSDSRISLLHTQLSPVRFSGGNLQYHQLMLITAFTELNGSNQFNLISIVPGNTLTLEAGSNTDVDSLSATGNCNRQITIETQSALAPPATISKIGYDTLEVEYCVISNVEADISGGQLNRAISSELFYSTAGWTPDTITGSNTFYWINGSGNWDDANHWSLTSGGTPATCMPGIRDTVIFDQNSGDPDFVRVRQDAFCAFMDWTDVGGNPDLELFRNIYIRQGAFLSPDMTLNVGNPANAFSSKLTFLSDSTNVYFDPAGVDINSYVYYDAAQLSDTLFLLNNLIMDTSFAGFVMLGGTFQSNDNDIRAVRMILESTEDKLLHIENSNIDLSAGWDAQNAGNSLTVNAQNSTIQIFGSQAPGFFYCAGADYYDLIIKQQVEDTIFMTGDNFFNRIDIDAGVMLAVEGGSTQQLADSLVAVGTCFDSISIVSMDPGNAFVFLQTDSKVHGECLNLQDFSASGSVNFPALFSTDLGGNSGWDFLNDKTSNPEFDFPSFDVCPGDTIVFNNTTTAFDGNVNDLDLEWDFDDGTTSQQFDPTHIYNSGGVYNIELSSTYKNGCKETYLDSIRVNELSLTLSTTTNLTICEDDEVTFFLSDQATQYRFLNNGNIVKPYSADSFYTTTSLADGDSIRAEYTANGCEFTANPILVFKVNPAPNVTLGTSDLDLVICDGETVVFNADGADNYQFYVDNNPVGLFGSDSLISISNLNDGETVSVEGRTDSTSCFATSDTSYTFTVNPNPVVDLVSSANPQIICENESVTFTASGADFYEYYVDGQVAYGLTPDDTYVTDSLSNGDEVYVIGYTNDCPGQSSSFTFTVNPNPNVTLANNSTNNEVCEGTQVTFSASGASAYQFFVDGNAVTPLSVNNIYSTSNLTDGEIVTVVGETNSCQTTSEGDTMTVNPKPQLTFSMNSPDTVICLTEEIVFYASGAAEYEWQVNSSTIYGPDPVDTFAYDGLQNGDKVRIRGWSADSCAAFSDTTFTFTVLPIPNVNLYSSSLDSIIQECETVDFTALGADTFQFYIDGVPQGPFSTDNTFSTSSLQDGQVVSVVGKNSECPAPGNQEYPMTVNPLPALNIVSSISNDTLCEAEGAAFTITGTADDFEYFINGVSQGLGSSRDLNVAQLQDGDQIYAAGYTYGCPVYTDTIEVTVIPLPQINLTSSAMPNNNICGGDTVVVRASGADEYEFFLSGISTGAPSPVDSFVTSSLSNNQTITARGYSFGCGADADTTFTYSVTAIPNVNFYSSSLTNVICQGQSIEFTAQGSPEYEFFIDGISQGPSSAVNTFNPTFTAADTFLVTVTATNNNCSSSSSDSFDVVVKPIPEVELANSEPDKTICFGDSIVFTASGANSYRFLVDGISQGPFSTDSVFSTTQLQNGQTVKAEGIINGCTAESDSSYTFTVYSIPNVVLQSSATGNFICEGDTLTFTAGGANEYEFLVNGDSVMGPSPQNVFAADTFSTGAVIGVIGRSNGCSAYEESSNPVTVNTLPQVSLSVSATDTTICEGDNVTLSALGADLYEFFIDGVSQGNPGSNSSIQVNTIQDGEVVTAIGTSSSGCSAQASGTYEFTVNPYPVVSLQPSVSGEICEGTTVDFTADGADIYTFLVNGIPVAGPAANNFYSTDSLRNGQSVSVIGDSNGCAISSDSVYSYNVYIYPVVTLQSSESRDSICVGDEITFRASGAPQYEFFVNGVSQGVASAVDSFVSNNLQTGDVVSAEGINNICPSAAADSFEYTVIDYPLANMTASNGGASICFGDTVDFTASNAQYFRFYINDLPQGSFSNSNIFSAGELEDGDWVKLEAANYTCAAFSADSFQISVDKMNLQLSANLNANITCENEPVTFTASGADEYEFFVDGVSQGAASANNSISLNNLQQGQVVNVRGTDFSTGCTMESEFPYQMVVIEQPVISSSEGSEICERDTIVLSSNSPENNLWYYDGNLIEGETGQQLAVYEAGDYTLETYRGGSGNFAAVGANYGGQLGNGNKINSRAIFTASDPDSLVQIDAGLDYNLALRSDGSVYSWGVNDYGQLGNSNFADQEEADDVAALYPSTALAAGHQHALAIYSNGQALSWGRNDHGQLGNGNNTTSNFPTPVDTFKNIIAIAAGEKHSMYLRADGSVWAWGDNSFGQLGTGNFTSSNVPVQVTGLPANILAISAGANYSMALAADSSVWVWGNNAAGQLGSNGIAFSNIPLNAGLQNIVQIDAGAVHALALRFDGRVYAWGGNNSGQLGIGSALGNIYTPQRIDYLKGVIEIEAGAYSSFAIKQDRSVWGWGLNTFGQLGDSTVNNKLEPVFIEKFSGATQIAAGENHSSLIYGFSRACVSDVFTLQVDSNPVPQIIDTWPTLSATSGASYQWYIDGIPVPGATDRILSKLVDGEYTVEVTYANGCSEVSAAFDYVTGIEGIDADSDIKVWPNPNAGKFSISFEKRNFDLPERVELLNTSGKLIFTYGRNAWSSNAVLHVGHDNLASGLYFVKIILEEQVYMKKVIVNH; translated from the coding sequence GTGCAGAACTTAACATCCTTAAGCTTAATATTAATAGTGATATTTATTAATTTATATTCCCTCCATGCAGAGGATTTTTACTGGGTGAATAATGCAGGAAACTGGTCTGATTTTAACAATCATTGGCAGGACGATCAGGGCAATTTTCAAAACAGGATGCCAAGTGATACCGACAATGTTTTTTTCGATGCGGCTTCTTTTAACCTGAATGGACAGGCAGTAGTAATAGATGTGCCTGTAGCAGAAGCTAAAAGCATAGATTTTACTGGGATTACCAATAATCCTGAATTGCAGGGAAATGCTTCAGATACCATTGCTGTTTATGGTTCGCTGAAATTTGACGCAGCGCTAAATAATAATTTCCCCGGAATATTTGATTTCAGGGGCAGCGGCAGTGATAGCATCCACAGCAATACGGTGCCTTTTTCAGGAGATGTATTTTACTCCGGAAATGGAAAACTCAACCAGGGAGATGCACTGGAAGTTTTGGGAGGGCTTTATTTGTTGAGCGGTGAATTCCGCTGCAATGATGAAGACCTTGATATTGAATACCTGTGGTCCAATGGCAGTCAAACGCGCAAATTTGCAGCCGGGAAATCCATTATACACATTAATGGCAGCGGGGAAGTTTGGAACATCAATAATGTGAATTTCTCGTTGGAAACAGACAGTTGTTTTATCACTTTGGATCACAATAGCAATGCGGAGGTAATATTCAACACCGGAGGCAACCTGGTTGATTACGGCTCACTGACCATTAACTCTCCCAATACCTACATCGTGGAAAGTGGGAATTTTGGCCAGTTGACAGTTAATCCCGGGGTTTTTCTTCGTTTGACGGGCGGGGCCACATATAATATTGATGCTTTTTTTGCCGCGGGAGCCTGTGATGAGCAGATAATATTACAGTCTGACCAGGACGGTGCCCAGGCCTTTATAAACAAAACCACTGGTAGTGTCACGGTCAATTATTTAAAATTGAAAGACATCAATGCAGGCGGTGGTGCAACTTTTGATGCGGTCAATTCCCTTGACGAGGGCAATGTTACAGGATGGAACATTACAGCTCCGACAGGCCCTGCTGAATTGTACTGGATTGGCGGAAGCGGGAACTGGAACAATGCAGCCAATTGGTCGGTCAGTTCGGGCGGAACTCCTGCATCTTGTATTCCCGGCCCGGAAACGGATGTTTATTTTGATGCCAATTCTTTCCAGGCGAATGGCGATTCCGTGATTATCGATTACAATGCCTATTGCAACAATATGGATTGGGCGGCAGCAACATTAAACCCTTTACTGGCTGGCTCAGATCAATATAAAATTGAGATCAACGGCAGCCTGGATATGATTGCGGCCATGCAAGCTCCTTTTTCGGGCGATTTAAGATTTAAGAACATCGGTACCAAAACTGTAAATACCAATGCATTGCCATTGAATGCTGAAGTCCATTTTTCGGATGATGCCACCTGGAATATCCAAAGTGATTTTGTTTGCAATTACTTTGTATCGCTGGAAGAAGGAGGGCTGAATTCCAATGGCAACACTTTGACCTTAAATGCTTTTTATTCTGCTACGCAGGAACAGCGAAGCATCGACTTTTCCAATTCCATTATTGATATAACTGGCGATTCACTTGCCTGGAACATAGATGCGACAAACTTAACGGATGATTTCAGCGATTCAAGAATCAGCTTGTTGCACACTCAATTAAGCCCGGTAAGGTTTTCCGGTGGGAATTTGCAATACCATCAATTGATGCTGATTACCGCTTTTACGGAATTAAACGGCAGCAACCAGTTCAATTTGATTTCAATAGTTCCTGGAAATACATTGACCCTGGAAGCGGGTTCCAATACAGATGTGGATTCTCTGTCAGCAACAGGGAATTGCAACCGGCAAATTACCATCGAAACTCAAAGTGCTTTGGCACCTCCGGCCACAATAAGCAAAATAGGTTACGATACCCTTGAGGTGGAATATTGTGTGATCAGCAATGTGGAAGCGGATATTAGCGGTGGTCAGTTGAACAGGGCCATCAGTTCAGAATTGTTTTACAGCACTGCCGGTTGGACGCCCGATACCATTACGGGCTCGAACACTTTCTACTGGATCAATGGCAGCGGTAACTGGGACGATGCCAATCACTGGTCGCTGACTTCGGGTGGAACTCCAGCTACCTGTATGCCCGGCATTCGCGACACGGTTATTTTTGATCAAAACTCTGGGGATCCGGATTTTGTGAGGGTCAGGCAGGACGCTTTTTGTGCATTTATGGATTGGACAGATGTGGGAGGAAACCCCGATCTGGAGCTTTTCAGGAACATCTACATTCGCCAGGGTGCTTTTCTGAGTCCCGATATGACCCTGAATGTGGGGAATCCTGCCAATGCTTTTTCTTCCAAATTGACATTTCTTTCAGACTCCACCAATGTGTATTTCGATCCTGCGGGGGTGGATATCAATTCTTATGTGTATTATGATGCTGCACAATTAAGCGATACACTTTTCCTGCTCAACAATTTGATTATGGACACCAGCTTTGCGGGTTTTGTGATGTTGGGCGGTACTTTTCAGAGCAATGACAATGACATTCGCGCAGTGCGGATGATTCTTGAAAGTACAGAAGACAAATTGCTGCATATTGAAAATTCAAACATAGACCTTTCAGCAGGTTGGGATGCGCAAAATGCAGGCAATAGCCTGACGGTAAATGCCCAGAATTCCACCATACAGATTTTTGGCTCGCAGGCTCCCGGTTTCTTTTATTGTGCCGGTGCCGATTATTATGATTTGATCATCAAGCAGCAGGTGGAGGATACCATATTTATGACTGGTGACAATTTCTTTAACCGGATAGACATAGATGCTGGCGTTATGCTTGCCGTAGAAGGCGGATCGACCCAGCAATTGGCAGATTCTCTGGTGGCGGTGGGTACTTGTTTCGACAGTATCAGCATTGTATCAATGGACCCTGGAAATGCTTTTGTGTTTTTACAGACCGATAGCAAAGTACATGGGGAGTGCCTGAATTTGCAGGATTTCAGTGCTTCTGGATCAGTAAACTTCCCGGCACTTTTCAGTACGGATTTGGGAGGAAATTCAGGCTGGGATTTCTTAAATGACAAAACTTCCAATCCGGAATTTGACTTTCCTTCTTTTGATGTCTGCCCCGGAGATACCATTGTATTTAATAATACCACAACTGCCTTTGACGGCAATGTGAATGACCTGGATTTGGAATGGGATTTTGACGATGGCACTACATCACAGCAGTTTGACCCCACGCATATCTACAATAGCGGGGGAGTGTATAATATAGAATTGAGCTCCACCTATAAAAACGGTTGCAAGGAAACTTATCTGGATTCCATCAGGGTCAATGAGTTGAGCCTAACACTCAGCACCACTACAAACCTAACCATTTGCGAAGATGATGAAGTAACATTTTTTCTCAGTGACCAGGCCACGCAATACCGGTTTTTAAACAATGGAAATATTGTAAAACCCTATTCAGCCGATTCTTTTTATACCACAACTTCGCTGGCCGATGGAGATTCCATAAGGGCTGAATATACAGCTAATGGCTGCGAATTTACAGCCAATCCAATATTGGTTTTTAAGGTCAACCCGGCACCAAATGTCACCCTCGGTACTTCCGATCTTGATCTTGTGATCTGTGATGGAGAAACAGTGGTTTTTAATGCTGATGGAGCAGATAATTATCAGTTTTATGTGGACAATAACCCCGTAGGATTATTTGGATCGGACAGCCTGATAAGCATCAGCAATTTGAATGATGGGGAAACAGTAAGTGTAGAGGGAAGAACCGACAGTACAAGTTGTTTTGCAACAAGCGATACTTCCTACACATTTACTGTAAATCCCAATCCTGTGGTTGATCTTGTATCAAGTGCCAATCCACAGATTATTTGTGAAAATGAATCGGTGACTTTCACGGCATCCGGAGCGGATTTTTATGAATATTATGTAGATGGGCAAGTGGCTTATGGTCTCACTCCTGACGATACTTATGTGACTGATTCGCTGAGCAATGGTGATGAGGTCTATGTAATCGGTTATACCAATGATTGCCCTGGCCAAAGCAGTAGTTTTACTTTTACTGTCAATCCTAACCCAAATGTGACTCTGGCGAATAACAGCACAAACAATGAAGTATGTGAAGGGACACAGGTCACATTTTCTGCAAGCGGGGCATCTGCTTACCAGTTTTTTGTAGATGGAAATGCTGTTACGCCTTTGTCGGTAAACAATATTTATTCTACTTCAAATCTCACAGATGGAGAAATTGTGACCGTTGTGGGAGAGACCAATTCCTGTCAAACGACCAGCGAGGGAGATACCATGACTGTAAACCCTAAGCCGCAGCTTACATTCAGTATGAATTCGCCAGATACAGTGATCTGTCTTACAGAGGAAATTGTGTTTTATGCATCGGGCGCTGCCGAATATGAGTGGCAGGTGAATTCCAGTACCATTTACGGCCCCGATCCGGTGGATACTTTTGCTTATGATGGCCTGCAAAATGGGGATAAGGTGCGCATACGCGGATGGTCAGCTGATTCCTGTGCTGCCTTCAGTGATACAACATTTACCTTTACGGTACTGCCCATCCCCAATGTGAATTTATACAGCAGCAGCCTCGACAGCATTATCCAGGAATGCGAAACGGTCGATTTTACGGCTTTGGGCGCAGATACTTTCCAGTTTTATATTGATGGCGTACCACAGGGGCCTTTTTCCACTGACAATACTTTCAGTACCTCAAGCCTGCAAGATGGGCAGGTAGTGAGTGTAGTGGGAAAAAACAGCGAATGCCCCGCGCCCGGCAACCAGGAATATCCGATGACGGTCAATCCGCTGCCGGCATTGAATATAGTCAGCAGTATTTCAAATGATACACTTTGTGAAGCTGAAGGCGCAGCTTTTACCATTACGGGCACTGCCGATGATTTTGAATATTTTATCAATGGTGTTTCGCAGGGGCTGGGCAGCAGCAGGGATTTGAATGTGGCCCAATTGCAGGATGGTGATCAAATCTATGCGGCAGGATATACTTATGGTTGCCCTGTTTATACCGATACCATAGAGGTAACGGTTATTCCATTGCCGCAGATTAATTTGACAAGTTCTGCTATGCCAAACAATAATATTTGCGGAGGTGATACGGTAGTGGTTAGGGCAAGTGGGGCAGATGAATACGAATTTTTCCTCAGTGGCATTTCTACAGGTGCACCCAGTCCGGTTGATTCTTTTGTCACTTCCTCGCTGAGCAATAACCAAACGATTACCGCCCGCGGCTATTCATTTGGCTGTGGCGCTGATGCGGATACTACGTTTACTTATTCGGTTACTGCCATTCCCAATGTGAATTTCTATTCTTCCAGTCTTACGAATGTCATTTGCCAGGGCCAAAGCATTGAGTTTACAGCCCAGGGCAGTCCCGAATATGAATTTTTTATCGATGGCATTTCCCAGGGGCCTTCCTCAGCGGTGAATACCTTTAACCCGACTTTTACGGCAGCAGATACTTTCCTGGTGACGGTTACAGCTACCAACAACAATTGCAGCAGTAGCAGCAGCGATAGTTTTGATGTAGTGGTAAAACCAATACCGGAAGTGGAACTGGCGAATTCAGAACCGGACAAGACCATTTGCTTTGGGGATTCAATTGTTTTTACTGCAAGTGGCGCAAACAGCTACCGCTTTTTGGTCGATGGCATTTCCCAGGGGCCTTTTTCAACAGACAGTGTTTTCAGCACTACCCAGCTTCAGAACGGGCAGACAGTAAAAGCGGAAGGCATCATCAATGGATGTACTGCCGAAAGTGATTCTTCCTACACCTTTACGGTCTATTCCATTCCCAATGTGGTCTTGCAGAGTTCCGCTACCGGCAATTTTATCTGTGAGGGCGATACCCTTACTTTTACGGCAGGCGGAGCCAATGAATACGAATTTTTGGTCAATGGTGACTCGGTAATGGGGCCTTCTCCGCAAAATGTATTTGCAGCCGATACATTCAGTACCGGAGCTGTAATTGGCGTGATAGGCAGAAGCAATGGTTGCAGTGCTTATGAAGAAAGCAGCAATCCGGTGACGGTAAATACTTTGCCACAGGTCAGCTTAAGTGTTTCGGCTACTGACACTACCATTTGCGAGGGCGACAATGTAACACTCAGCGCCTTGGGTGCCGATCTGTATGAATTTTTCATTGATGGCGTGTCCCAGGGAAATCCCGGGAGCAATTCAAGCATACAGGTCAATACCATTCAGGATGGTGAGGTGGTTACTGCCATTGGTACTTCTTCTTCCGGCTGTTCCGCCCAGGCTTCCGGAACTTATGAATTTACAGTTAATCCATATCCTGTAGTGAGCCTTCAGCCTTCTGTAAGCGGTGAAATTTGCGAAGGCACTACTGTTGATTTCACTGCCGATGGAGCGGATATTTATACCTTCCTGGTCAATGGCATTCCCGTTGCAGGTCCCGCTGCTAATAATTTTTATTCGACTGATTCCCTTCGCAATGGCCAAAGCGTATCGGTAATCGGTGACAGCAATGGCTGTGCGATTTCTTCCGATTCGGTGTACAGCTACAATGTCTATATTTATCCTGTTGTAACCCTGCAAAGTTCTGAATCGCGCGACAGTATTTGTGTGGGTGATGAGATCACTTTCAGGGCCAGCGGTGCACCGCAGTATGAGTTTTTTGTAAATGGAGTATCGCAGGGCGTAGCGTCCGCAGTGGATTCTTTTGTGAGCAATAACCTGCAAACAGGTGATGTGGTGTCAGCCGAGGGGATCAACAATATTTGCCCGAGTGCGGCTGCCGATTCTTTTGAATATACCGTGATTGATTATCCGCTGGCGAATATGACGGCTTCCAATGGAGGGGCGTCCATTTGCTTTGGCGATACGGTGGATTTCACGGCTTCCAATGCACAGTATTTCCGCTTTTATATCAATGATTTGCCACAGGGCTCTTTTAGCAATTCCAATATTTTTTCTGCCGGGGAATTGGAAGATGGCGACTGGGTGAAACTGGAAGCTGCCAATTATACCTGTGCTGCTTTTTCAGCAGACAGTTTTCAGATTTCCGTAGATAAAATGAACCTGCAATTGTCTGCCAACCTGAATGCCAATATCACCTGCGAGAATGAGCCGGTGACTTTTACGGCAAGTGGAGCGGATGAGTATGAATTTTTTGTAGATGGTGTTTCACAGGGAGCTGCATCTGCCAATAATAGCATTAGCCTCAACAATTTGCAACAAGGTCAGGTGGTAAATGTGCGCGGAACCGATTTCAGTACCGGATGTACTATGGAATCTGAATTCCCTTATCAGATGGTGGTAATTGAGCAGCCGGTAATCAGCTCTTCAGAAGGTTCTGAGATTTGCGAGCGCGATACCATTGTTTTAAGCAGCAATTCGCCAGAAAACAACCTTTGGTACTATGATGGTAATTTAATTGAAGGTGAAACAGGACAACAATTAGCTGTTTACGAAGCAGGTGATTATACCCTGGAGACCTACCGCGGAGGCAGTGGCAATTTTGCTGCCGTAGGTGCCAATTATGGAGGACAATTGGGCAATGGCAACAAGATCAACAGCCGCGCGATTTTTACGGCATCGGATCCCGATAGCCTGGTGCAAATTGATGCCGGGCTGGATTATAACCTGGCTTTGCGCAGTGACGGAAGTGTATATTCATGGGGTGTCAATGATTACGGGCAGTTGGGCAACAGCAATTTTGCCGATCAGGAGGAAGCTGATGACGTGGCGGCATTATACCCAAGTACTGCATTAGCAGCCGGACATCAACATGCGCTGGCGATTTATTCCAATGGACAGGCATTGTCCTGGGGAAGGAATGATCACGGGCAATTGGGCAATGGCAACAATACCACCAGTAATTTCCCCACACCTGTAGATACTTTTAAAAACATCATTGCCATTGCTGCCGGGGAAAAGCACAGCATGTATTTGCGTGCAGATGGCTCTGTATGGGCATGGGGAGACAATAGTTTTGGGCAATTGGGTACGGGCAATTTCACTTCGAGTAATGTACCTGTACAGGTGACCGGATTGCCTGCCAATATCCTGGCGATTTCGGCAGGTGCCAATTACAGTATGGCCCTGGCAGCCGATAGTTCTGTCTGGGTTTGGGGCAACAATGCAGCCGGACAGTTGGGCAGCAATGGCATCGCCTTTTCCAATATCCCCTTGAATGCCGGGCTGCAAAATATTGTACAGATCGATGCGGGAGCCGTTCATGCGCTGGCATTGCGCTTTGATGGCAGGGTCTATGCTTGGGGAGGAAACAATTCAGGCCAACTCGGTATTGGAAGCGCGCTGGGCAATATTTACACCCCACAACGTATAGATTATTTAAAGGGAGTGATAGAAATTGAAGCTGGTGCTTACAGCAGTTTTGCCATAAAGCAAGACCGTTCGGTTTGGGGCTGGGGACTGAATACCTTTGGCCAGTTGGGCGACAGTACCGTAAACAATAAATTGGAACCCGTATTTATCGAAAAATTCAGCGGAGCCACACAGATTGCAGCCGGGGAAAACCACAGCAGCCTGATATACGGATTCAGCAGGGCTTGTGTATCGGATGTGTTTACCCTGCAAGTGGATTCGAACCCTGTGCCGCAAATCATAGATACCTGGCCAACACTCAGTGCCACTTCCGGGGCTTCCTATCAGTGGTATATCGATGGCATTCCGGTGCCCGGTGCTACCGACAGGATATTGAGCAAGCTGGTGGATGGCGAATATACCGTAGAGGTGACCTATGCCAATGGCTGCTCGGAAGTATCAGCAGCCTTTGATTATGTGACAGGTATTGAAGGGATTGACGCAGACAGTGATATTAAAGTATGGCCCAATCCCAATGCCGGAAAATTCAGTATTTCATTTGAAAAGCGGAATTTTGACCTGCCCGAGCGTGTTGAATTGCTGAATACTTCCGGTAAGCTTATTTTTACTTATGGAAGAAATGCCTGGAGCAGTAATGCAGTTTTGCATGTCGGGCATGATAATCTGGCTTCGGGTTTGTATTTTGTGAAAATCATTCTTGAAGAGCAGGTGTATATGAAAAAAGTTATCGTTAACCATTAA
- a CDS encoding toxin-antitoxin system YwqK family antitoxin, with translation MNKLIFLLLITAFASGLFAQDEVSCDDIVRIKFEWVDRETEEPYSGSCRSYAYNGQLIQKGQFENGKRVGEWKSWYASGQLKSEEKFEDDRQQGVKKMWYENGQLESEDHYKDGFRQGTYQAWYENGQLKYKFEFHQGMKIGSYTYYHPNGQKWEVGYFEDDQNTGTWHTWDENGKLIIETVFKNGEQVSEKRFD, from the coding sequence ATGAATAAATTAATTTTTTTATTGCTTATCACGGCCTTTGCAAGTGGCCTTTTTGCCCAGGACGAGGTATCCTGCGATGACATCGTGCGCATAAAATTTGAATGGGTAGATCGCGAAACGGAAGAACCATACAGCGGCTCCTGCCGCTCCTATGCCTACAATGGGCAGTTGATACAAAAAGGGCAGTTTGAAAACGGCAAGCGGGTAGGAGAGTGGAAAAGCTGGTATGCCAGCGGACAGTTGAAAAGCGAGGAAAAATTTGAGGACGACCGGCAGCAGGGCGTGAAAAAAATGTGGTATGAAAACGGGCAATTGGAATCAGAAGACCACTACAAAGACGGATTTCGCCAGGGCACTTACCAGGCCTGGTATGAAAACGGGCAGTTGAAATACAAGTTTGAATTCCACCAGGGCATGAAGATCGGGAGCTATACCTATTACCACCCCAATGGGCAGAAATGGGAAGTGGGCTATTTTGAAGACGACCAAAACACCGGCACCTGGCACACCTGGGATGAAAATGGCAAACTGATTATTGAAACTGTTTTCAAGAACGGAGAACAGGTTTCTGAGAAAAGGTTTGATTGA
- a CDS encoding T9SS type A sorting domain-containing protein, with product MSIKAQLVSYSIQDSFTKQELRTFLDNSGFGLPITPKYDVDVYQIFYKTPYKHIDSLITTSGIVAIPKNKDCPSLLAAYGHGTFSERNSSASYNAAERPITFLFAGFGGVVTVMPDILGLGAGSGDSAILIHPYVNTFHNGHTIINSMRAARELADILSSPLNGEVVLTGYSQGGHTAMAANKLIQENYAQEFDIMASIPMSGPYDLNKTMVDVMLSSDSFSVPGYLPYLLLGYHSIYDTLQSEFPNASDIFKSPYDTVLPPLFYSKTNGIGHINGFCDPIPRQMIKDSIIQKFENDLNHPLRFVLNDNDLMGWAPQNTVKIHYCTEDEEVNYLNGVRADSTWRANGAPDVEAFNNGALNHFGCVEPSVTATALYLLTNLPTCTDIFEVGELDFSLYPNPANEVFNIESAESDLLMNIYSLGGKVIMSQQLLSNLESIDISHLVSGIYFVELRNNSGEYALKKLIKN from the coding sequence TTGAGCATTAAAGCACAATTGGTTTCTTACTCTATTCAAGACAGTTTCACTAAACAAGAACTCCGTACATTTCTAGATAATTCAGGGTTTGGACTGCCCATCACTCCAAAGTACGATGTGGATGTTTATCAAATATTTTACAAAACTCCTTATAAGCATATCGATTCCCTAATTACAACATCGGGAATTGTTGCGATACCTAAAAATAAAGATTGTCCTAGTTTGTTAGCAGCTTATGGTCATGGTACATTCTCTGAGCGTAATAGCTCTGCCAGTTACAATGCGGCCGAGAGACCCATCACTTTTTTGTTTGCAGGCTTTGGCGGTGTAGTTACCGTTATGCCCGATATTTTAGGCTTGGGAGCCGGTAGCGGTGATAGCGCTATTTTAATCCATCCTTATGTCAATACTTTTCACAACGGACACACCATCATCAATAGCATGAGGGCTGCCAGGGAATTGGCCGATATTTTATCCAGTCCATTGAATGGAGAGGTTGTTTTAACCGGATATTCACAAGGTGGACATACCGCTATGGCCGCCAATAAATTGATCCAGGAAAATTACGCACAGGAATTTGATATTATGGCCAGCATCCCTATGTCCGGACCTTATGACCTGAATAAGACTATGGTGGATGTGATGCTTTCGTCAGATAGTTTTTCAGTACCAGGATACTTGCCCTATTTACTATTGGGCTATCATTCCATTTACGATACTTTACAGTCTGAATTCCCTAACGCTTCAGATATTTTCAAGAGTCCATACGATACGGTTCTTCCACCCCTGTTTTACAGCAAAACAAATGGCATTGGTCATATAAATGGATTCTGCGACCCAATTCCAAGGCAAATGATTAAGGATTCTATCATCCAGAAATTTGAAAATGACCTAAACCATCCATTAAGGTTTGTTTTAAACGACAATGACTTGATGGGCTGGGCACCTCAAAATACTGTAAAAATACATTATTGCACAGAGGACGAGGAGGTGAATTACCTGAATGGTGTTAGAGCCGATTCCACATGGAGAGCCAATGGTGCTCCAGATGTTGAGGCTTTTAATAATGGTGCTTTAAATCACTTCGGTTGTGTAGAACCATCCGTAACAGCTACAGCCTTGTATTTGCTTACCAATCTTCCTACTTGCACGGATATTTTTGAAGTGGGCGAATTGGATTTCAGCCTTTATCCTAATCCTGCCAATGAGGTATTTAATATCGAGTCGGCTGAAAGCGATCTGCTGATGAACATTTATTCCCTTGGCGGAAAAGTAATAATGTCCCAACAGCTATTGAGCAATCTGGAATCCATTGACATCAGCCACTTGGTTTCGGGCATTTATTTTGTGGAATTGAGAAACAATTCAGGTGAATATGCCCTTAAGAAATTGATTAAGAATTAG